CCCATAGCAACCACCCCAGTAACATCAGGAATAAGCTGGCTggaaacaagaaggagaagaaggaggagaacAAAATCTACATCACCAGGCCCCGGCCTGCGAAAGACAGAGCAAGAGAAAGGGAGCAGCGTCGTGAGAGGCGGGAGGAGAGGGCATCTCGCCACCCTAGAGAGGTTTTTCCAGGGGTCTTTTTGTACCAAACTGGAAAGACCACAAGGCTGGTTAACCTCGGAGCCAAAGGACATGGTGGAGGAGGTGCAGCAGGGGTTAGGCGCCTTGTTAATGCCCCTCAGCTCTGGCCCAATTCTCCCACAAAAGAAGGTAAGGGATCGGCTCTCAATCACAGCCTCAACATGCAGAGTGAAACTGCCAACAAAGCAACTGTGGCAAAACAACCAGAGAAAAGCAAGAGGAAAGGTGAGCACCATGACTTAAGGACTACTGTCATGGCTGACATGCCGAGCAAAGGAGACCCCCTGATCCCATCATCCTATCATCAAGATCCCCCTGCTCCCCCAGTAACACCACCAAGGTTAAACTCCACCGAAAACACAATCCAAGGTCAATTACGGGTCACTTCTTACCTCAGGACCTCGGAGATTACAGAGTCCAAGCAACAGCCAGGCCCAAACCCCAACCCTGCAGACATCAACCAAGATACAAACCGCTCTAatactgaccctgaccctgatccgGAGCCAGAACCAGAGGAGGGTGAAATGTCGGACTACAGCTATGAAGAGGTTGAGGTTCGGCCAGGCTGGGCAGAGGAGAGTATCAACTGGCAGAGAACATTCTCAGTTAATCCGATGGACTTTGAGCTGCTGCGCTCTGACTGGAATGATCTGCGCTGCAATGTATCTGGCAACCTTCAGCTGGCAGAGAGTGAAGTTGTGGACGTGCTGGCGCAGTACATGGAGAAACTCAATGAACGCAATGGAGGGTAAGCATTAAAGggcaaagaaagaaaaccagTTGTAAGGATGGATTTAGAAATGGAGAACATTTCTAGCCTTCCTCTTTAGTTTATGATTGTGTTTCAGAGCACGTACAGCCTGTCTCTGTTTTCTTAagattttctttgtgtgtgccTCAGGATCTACACCCTGCTGCGGATCATCAATGTTGAGAAGCGCCGCGACTCAGCGAGAGGCAACCGTTACCTGGTGGAACTggagctaatggagagaggccGCAGCGTGGTGCGTCTCTCAGAATACATTTACTTGCTGCTCCACCGTGGCAGGCAAGGAGATGAAAGTTTAGAGAACTTAGACTCTGCGCAGTCCTCTCCGCCAGCATCACCTCCCTCTGCAGCCACAACCAGCTTCACCACCCCGACTCCACCCTCTTCCACCAGGTCCTCAGTCCGGCCAGGAGCTACACCATGGAGCACTGCCTATGCTAAGCCTCTTCTCTGCCAGCCAGTCATGCTGCAGTGGAGGAGAGATGTCATGGTGCACTTTGTGGTGCCAGGTCAGTCAAAAATACCCCTTGCCCAGAGAAGATTCAGAATTTCCAATGTATTTGGTATGGAATTGCCAAAAACTTGTGTTTATTCCTAATTGTGCCCTTTTCTTACTGTCATTCAGTGAAAAATCAGGCACGCTGGGTACAGCAGTTCATTTCTGACATGGAAAATCTTCATCGGCAGACAAAGGATAACAACTTTAGCATCATTATTGTTGACTTTGAGAGTGAAGACATGGACGTGGAGCAGGCTCTTCGAGAGAGCAGTGTGCCGAGGTGTGTACATCTTACACGCAGCATTGCAGTATGACTTGAAAGAAATGTAAGAAGATTTATGTGATTTTATGTATACAtttgtttggacagatacgAGTACCTAAGGAGAGAAGGGAACTTTGAGCGCTCAGCAGGACTGCAGATCGGAGTGGACACCATTGAGGTTagagaaacaaaacacagagggaAGACAACAATATGTGAACTGGCAGGGAAAAGTCACTTCCAGAAGGTCAGACACTCATACTGACCACGCAACTTTTACTGACtgatagacagacagaaagaaagaacactCATACATAATGGATCCATTACTGCTGGGCTGGTCTGTCATGGGCTGCCTTATCTTCAagtctcctctgcctcctttggCCCACTCCCACAGAGCCCAGCTTTGGATGATGGGGAATTGCTTAGACAGATAGCTGCATATCCTCTGTTTTCTGTATGCCATAGCTGTCACATCCACTTCCTATCACAGGTTATTTCTGTGCATGTGCCCCTACACCATTCTTTGACAGTCATCACATGCACATAAACACCAACCCACTGGGGGCTTGGAATGGCTGGAGATCTGGATAGACGTTGATCCGTCAGTTAAGTGTCAGTGTTGTCAGTGTGGCACGACAGAGCTGTCACTCAGTCTAAATTATCTCTAAGCTCTTGAAGTTATGACAATCCACCGATGCTGAACACAGACCTCTCCTCTCTATTCAATCCTAAAATCCCATATTATGCACATAAGGACATCAGCTTATAGTCACATAAACATACTATCACATTATATGCAATTTTGAGATTATTTAGATGCACTAAACATGTAAATCAATGTTTGTTTGGATTTCCTCCCACAGGATAGTCACAGtattgtgtttctgtgtgatCTGCACATCCACTTCCCTCTCAACATCTTGGAAAGCATCAGGAAACACTGCGTGGAGGGACGCCTCGCTTTTGCTCCCATTGTCATGAGACTTGGTTGCGGTAGTTCACCACTGGAGCCTGATGGTAAGATGGtagcaaataaacacaaataacacctaaatattcagcaacacagaaaacatctgtTCACACACAATCACATTTTAAGTGTTTGGTTTTACTCATCACAAAAACTCTTTCCCATGTTGCAGAAGTGAAACCTTCTTGTGAAGGCATCCGACTTTCTTGCAATCATTACTGATTCACTGTCTTTCAGTAGGATTCATTTACTCCTATCTTTTTATCTCCTAGGTTACTGGGAGGTAAATGGCTTTGGCCTTTTTGGAATCTATAAGTCAGATTTCGACAAGATTGGAGGAATGAACACAGAAGAATTCAAAGACCGTTGGGGTGGAGAGGACTGGGAGCTCCTTGATAGGTAACCCAACACCAACATAACCCTTACGATATGATATATCACAgttattccatttttttcttaatttttttattttacccaACAGGCATTTAAGCatcataaacctagaaataatgaaaattaaTGAGATTTACAAAACTTGAGGTAGTGCACCTATGGGCAGTGCCTTTTTCCAGTTGTCTCAAAAATGGCTTGGCCTTGATCAAATCTGTCACATCATTTAAATCTCCTAATTAATATGCTTCTTTGCTCAGTCTGTGTTGTGCTTTTATAATGTCATTTTCTGATCATTTTTTGCTGACCTGCTGAAGGCGCTGCTGAAATAAGCACTGGTGATGCATTTTCTGTCTCGCCAACTTTTTGAAACTTCAACAGAAAATTGTGGTAAAGATCAGCAGAAAGAATTGAGTCACCAAAATTGTGACTGTTTtaatcattcaaagtttaaataGGCAAAATATCACAATGTAATATTATTACTTTATTATGTCAGTGGGTGTGTAGGAAAACCACGTCTCCTCTGTGGGATAgtcagtaaaagtaaaaaaggaaatgaaaagcTGCAAGGTCTGTTTCAAGTGCTTTTTTCAGTTACCAAAACTTGTTGTTCAAAACTGCTTGGGCCTATTTTTGTTTGGGGTTTCCTTCTTCTGAACTATTTGCCTAGAAAACACAATAGTTTAGATCTGACAGCAAGAAAACAGCAGTGTAGCAATGTTTGACCTAgtgtttctctgtttctctttcaggGTGCTGCAGAATGGTTTGGAAGTTGAGAGACTACGCCTGAGGAACTTCTTTCACTACTATCACTCTAAAAGAGGCATGTGGAATGCTCAGAACAAGAAAACTCCAAAGGGATAACGCTTCCCATTGGGCTGGGGATGTTAAATCTACCTGCACATCcactgtgcgtgtgtgtgtgtgtcaaaggAGGACCTGTAGGAGCTCACTCACTGCCTGAACGCTGCCTTTTTTAAATAGGCTCCTATTAGGGACTTTCCTGTTTTGGCATCAGGCCTCGTCGTAAGTTTGTCTAGGTGAGGAAAATGAGACAATATCTGAAAATCGGGGGTGTACTCTCCTAAGACAAACCTGAGTCATCACTTTGCCTCACTAACTGAACTACTGCACAGAGAAAAGAGAGGCATTTTTGTTCTCTTTCGCTCTGCCTTTTTTGGTGCAATTTTTTCAGACAGACTGGAAAGCAGCtgttccgtgtgtgtgtgtgtgtgtgtgtgtgtgtgtgtgtgtgtgtgtgtgtgagtgtgtgtgtgtgtgaacgtgtgtgtgcatatttgTATGTATGggtatgtacagtatatataAGTTTGTGTGGGTGTGATGGTGCTGGTGTGTTCTTATGAAAGAAAGCATCTTTTTTTCTAACATGGAGATATGAAGACAACCTAAGATCTTTTTTCTAACATGCTCTTACATGGGAGCCTAATAGAATGTGTATAAAAATCTTATTTAGATAGATTCAGACATGGTGGCGTAGCTTAAGTAGAGGAAGTCTGTGTTTGGTAAAGCAGTATTTCTAAATACACCCGCTTGTTGGATATCATTAACCGGAATGACTGAGGTGCTGAACTTCTTCTGAGAACTGATAACATAAACAACAGAAAGTTTTCTAATGGGACAAAGACCTTTCCCAAACAAATACTGACAGATACATCTTATTTAAATATCTTTCTGTCCCTTTCTTAATCTGTATCGCTTTTGACTCATGTATCTCATTTATTACTTTCTGTATCCTTTCTGAAGTCACAACAGAtatatttttaatttgtttaaatattgGTTTATCATGTCAGGTAATCAAACTACATGCACATTAGAGCTAGCTATCAGATAAGACTTGATTTAGTTTCATTAACTTAagttttttttgctgttatttAGGGAGCATTTTTAATTTATCCTGATTGAGTGAGTATGCAGTAACATTTTGGATTctatttctttttgttgttcagAAACACTGAATTTGTGAACAGTTCACATCTTTACACAATTGTCTCTTCTATTCCCTCCAGATTTGGAGGAGAGGACAGCAAAAAGCTTTCTGACATTTAATGTAATCAGTGAGCTGAGAttttcattacaaatactgGTTTTGAAGGATTAGAATTGTATCTCTCACATTAGAATACCACAGAGACAGGGAATGATTAGCTATCAAAATCATCAACACTCTTTTAAGCTTATCTAAAGCACTACCAGTAAGCAGACCAGTTCATGTTTCTGACACGATGTGGTGAGGCTTGGCTGTTTCACAAATGTGTGCCTTCATCAGGGTTTGGCTGCAGGCAGTTTTTAAACTACTCTAATGACCATAGAAGTCAGGGACAGACAGAAATACAATGTTATTTATCAGCCGGCTGTAATGTCACTGTAAATTCAGATACACtgtaaaatgaacaaaatattGTTCTCTTTAATGAATTATAGACACATCAGTGTGTTTCTTGTAGTAtcctgaaagaaaaaagatattaAGGGttagatattaaaaaaaaactactgagAGGGCATATAGGGTATGGAGATGGAGATTTGGTAGCAGCTGCAGTCAAGCAGGACCCCACCTGCTGcctttgtttttgctgcagGCCGGGCTCCTAATGCCTCTGTAAAGGTTCTTATATTGATGAGGAGTGGCTGGAGGGTTCAAGACGGGACATATATATGTATGGGGATGGGATCTAATGATCAGTTATTGATTCTTTGATTGTCAAAATGCCCTCTAGGAACCTTTCATTGCCTCTACAGCTGTGTTCTTTAACTCCGGTGCTTGCAggccactgccctgcatgttttagatGTCCCCATGTTTCAACCTACCTGGCTCTAATTAATGGGTCATTAACAGGCTTTCGCAGAACTTGTACTTGTAGACAAGCTGTTGAGGGCAGATGTTTCTTtagaatcaggtgtgttggagccGGGAAACATCTAAGACATGCAGAGCCGTGGTCCACAACACCCAGGGATGAAGAACACTGCTCTACAGGAAGAAAGCCTATACTGTACACCGTTTAACACTGACATGGGACTATTTAAAAATAATGGAAACACATAGAATATAATACTATATACatagccataacattatgaccactgaCAGGTAAAGCTGGCAACACTTCTTGATCCAAtgcaatgttctgctgggaaaacctgCATCCTGGGACTCAACATGGATTATACTTTGACACCTCCCTAAACATTTCTGCAGAGCAATCACCACCCATACAGTATGGCAACACTGCTCCCCCAATCAGCAGCTTTCCGCAGAGGGACATCACTGAGCCTTGCAAGACACTCCAGGACACCTTCAGATGTTCTTTGACCGCACCTTGACTGGTCAGAGCTATTTTGGCAGGATGAGGAGAACAATATTACGGTCATATTAACTATATTAGCCAGGttgtcataatgttatggctgaccgatatatatatatatatatatatatatatatatatgtatatatatatatatatatatataaaatatttatatgAAAAATAGGAATATACATTCCAAGGTAATTTCTGTGAAATTGTTTTGTAGAGAAAAAGTTTTAAGAATGTATTGtacttttattttgatttgtcgtttttttgaaaataaaattttatgCTTACGTCTGGAtaacattttgaaatgttttgttggtttatttatttatatattttaatgggGTTTCTTAAGCTTTTCTCCTTGTATATTTGTGAAAGTACAACAATAAAAGGGAACGATGTTAACTCAGTTCCCTATCTGGCCACATGGTGGTGCTCCAACCGCGCAGGCTCACTACCTTCGGAGGTACAGTGATTAAATTGCTTGAAATGCACGAAGAAAgtaaatgcatatttttttgcAGGGATGGGCTGATTTAGCtatagaagaaaagaaaataagaagtATTCAAAGAGTTGAAAATCCCCTTCCTACACACATTGGCAAACATTCCcacactgtctgtctgtccagaTCAGTTCCTCAATGCAAGGAATACAACGATGGGTAACCACCTATCAGTGAGGTGACTTATTAAGCTCATGTACAGCATGTGAACTAAGCACAACATGGTTCTCCAAAATATTTAAAGTTCAACATACAGCCTGAGTATTTTCTGTCAAATTTTCATCAAGCTTGGATGGGTTTTATTTAcatcttataaacaaaaatgataaaacatGACATGATGGTAAAATCTTGTGGTTTGAACTTTCTTAGAATGACATCACCATCAATTTACCAAGTATGAGATCAGTTCATTGCACATCCCATTCGTTGTGTTTTATGACCAACGCAGGcggaaaaacaaacataaaactaaCGTGTTAAAAATTCCCATCTGAGCTGACATGTTTTTGGACCACATTTAATTATTTGCAGAGTTGCTGGTCTCCCCTAATGAACTGCTTTGTTTTGGATGGTGGAGCACATAATCCCTAACCCTATGATGTAAGGGTTGTCCACGCCATAGTTACAGTACGTGGGGTCTGGATGAGGGAAGCGGCGAATCTACCTCCAGTGAAGCTTTGACTAAGAGCAGAGAACTGGGGAGGACTGACAGGTTGACTCCCCACAGTCCTCACAGTGAATGATTCATAATAGCCATGATGTGttaattttgtgtgtgtatcAGAATAAGTCTCTCCATTTTGAATGCATAAAAAATATGCCCTGTGATAAGTGGGTTCGTGTATGTGAGAGAAAGTTTCCATTATAGCCACTGATTCAGTTTCCCAGGCATGCAGAAAGAGTTATTTTCCTTAAACCTGTTAAGTAATAGAGTTGGAACTTGTCCCAGTGGAGACACACCCAACTTGTCAACCTGTCAGTGTGAGCACAGTATGATGAGGAACAGGTAATCACATGCCTCCTCAGCGTGTTTGCCTTATTTAACTTCAAGTATGTTACGGCACTTGACCAGGAATCAAAAGCAGAGCCACATGATGATACAGCGAGAGGTGACACTGCTTCTGTTGAACTGGTGCTGAATGAGCAAAATGTGGAGGATCAGTACAAATGTTTATGGttcaaaatcataaaaaaagaagaaaaggaggaagagaaaagtCGATATATGTTTAAACCATTACAACACTTCTGTTACCATTGCAATCCCATATAAGCTTTTAAAATGCCCTTGCAGTAAAAACTCTGAGCCTGGTGAAATTAAAGTGAACACCACCCAGTCTCTTACCCTCTCCAAGCTTTACAGAGTTCATTCTTGCCACAGACCAGACAAAAATTTGGCTGATGTGCATATTGGTTTCAGATGATTAACAGCAGAATTTCCCCCGAACTGTTTGACAATGACTGGTGGGGGAATTATTAAACACTGGATTTATCTATAACACAACCAGTAGGCCCTAATGTAAGTTCTGAAGTATTCTGcatcatcacattttattttcgaAAATGTGATCACATAAAAAACGTAAACGTGATATGAAGTTTATGTTGCTGTGTCAGTGAGCGAGTGTGACTACAGCCTAATGTGGCTAATAAATCAGAAGGGATTTTAAAATTCTCATTCGAAGTAAAGGTAAAGCTCACTCCGACACAGCGAAAGCTTTGCAGTGCAATCTAATTGGTTGAGACGGAAGTCGGCCAACTCCTGATTGGTGTTCGGGTCGGTTCAGCGTTGTCATTCAGACGCGGCCCCGCCTCTCACACATCTGTAGTTGagtctccagcaggctccataTGACTGGGTGTCGCTGAAGAGCGGCGGAGCAAATACTCACACTTTTCAATGGTCCTCTTTCAATTTCGCAGTCATTTTCAGCTTGCCTGCCGGCTACATTGGACTTTTTCTATACGGGAACCTGAGTCTGTCTGGACTCAGTGAGCGGTGAaacattttgtcatgttttaaaAGAGGTTATTGATTTGGATAAAGTTTAACCCCCCCCCTCCACTCCGTTTGGGGGAAAGGTGAGACGAGTGCGGCACCAGTTGTCCTGACTGTCCGGTTTGTGAGTGGCTTTGATGAAGATCAGGCTCTCTACCAGGTACATTAGTATTTAATTCGCTATCCTGCGGTGAACTCTAACTCTCAGCATGCCAAGCAAGTGCTGCTCTGTGTAACCAGTTCATCCAGCTCGGCGAGGAGTTTCGACGGCTTGACCGACTTCCAGGTAAACCGCTGACGAGGTTTCCGTTCCTCCAAAGTGTCCCGCTTACAGCAACTGGGCAACAATGGCTGGTTTGGGCAATGTCCACATGAAAACCCTGGAGGACCTGACGCTGGATTCGGGCTACGGAGCGGGGGACTCCTGCAAATCCCTCAGCCTGTCCTCATCTAAGTCCAACTCCCAGGCCTTCATGACGGCCCCTCACAGGGGAAACTGGTGGTATTACTCCGGCTCCATGAACAGCAGGAACAACAGCTGGGACACTGTCAACACGGTTCTTCCCGAAGACCCGGAAGACATCTTCTCCAAGTGCCACCGCTTACCTGAACTGGAGGAGTTCCCCTGGACTGAAGAAGAGGTGGCCAGGATACTACGCAAAGTGGCTGAAAGTGGGAGCATTAAGTTGGGAGTCGCACCAGTGTTCTCCGCAGAGGCGGTGAGGCGGCTGTGCACTCTCCTCCGCAGGGCGCTCATCCGCATCTCCAGGGAGGCTCAGCGGCTCAGCGTCATGCACTGTCGCTGCACGCGTTTCGAGGTGCAAAGCGCCATGAGGCTGGTTCTCAGCTGGGCCCTGGCCGACCACTGTGTCTCTGCTACAGTCAAGGCGATCTCCATGTACTGTATGAGCGCAGGCGAGCTCCTGAGGAAAGGCAAGTCTGCCCGCTGCGGCCTCTCGTTCTCCGTGGGGCGCTTCTTCCGCTGGATGGTGGACACCCGCATCTCCGTGCGCATCCACGAATACGCAGCGATTTGCCTGACTGCATGCATGGAAGCTCTGGTGGAGGAGATAGGAGTCAGGGTGCTGATGGCAGAGAGGGGTCATCCAGGGCCGGATTCAGGGTCAGGATGCGCCCCGGTGAGTGCAGAGGCCCTGGAGGGGGTTGTAAACAATGATGCCGAACTGTGGGGAGTCCTCCAACACTACGAGCACCTGGTCTGCGGGAAGAACGCAAATGGTAAGCCAgtttgaaatgatttttttttttattctttgagTAAATTGATACCGAACCGCTGtcagtaaatgtgtgtgtgtggggacaGTACACACTGGAAACATAATACTCCCACATATTGTCCTGCCTGAATGCTAGTCACAACTTTCCAGTCTCACAGTCCTTGTATGGAAAAGGTGAACTGCAGCCTGCCGCTGGATACAATAGCAGCTCTTTGTGAATGAGGGTTTGATGGATTTGCTCCTAATTTGACTTGTCAGAATTGGAAAAACAGACACATCTTGGGAACACAGAGAATATTCTCTCATTGACCACATTTACACAAGCAGAAGTGCTGGATTCTGTTTTGGACAGCAACATTTGACTTTGGTTTCTTCACTCTAATCACTAAACACCCGACTCCTATTTGTCATTTAAGGCCCAGGCAGGAAACATGTCTGTTCATATGACTCTCCGTGTACGCCTCTCCGCCTCTTGCTATGTTGGCTACCCGTCCCTTTCTTCCCTTTCCTCTTCCTGTGGTCCTCTCTTCTTGTTGGATTGATCCCTCTCTCCCACCTCCATCCGCACATATCTTGCATCTCTCTAACGCCTCTCTTCCAGGTCCAGCTGTGCATCCTGCTCCCGGCCCATTTGTTTACTCCACCCTCACATCCCTCCTCAATCATCTCTTTTTCTCAGCCCTCTTTGTCAAACCCCAGCACTCTTTCCATGGCTATTTTGGCAGTCCAGCGTTGAGTTGATTGACAAGCTTGTGTTGGGACAATGTAACCAGCCTTTGTTCATGGCCAACTATCAGCTCCCTATAGCAGAGCTTTTTACTGTAGCACAATGGCCTTTTGTTGTGTGATCATGCAGCTTAGCCCAATTCAGAGTGGGAGAAAACAAATGCTGgggaagcacacacacaaacgcacttTATAGacaacacagagagagaaaatgagTAGAGATGGCCAATATTTGAAGTCTCACTACTGATCTATGGTTAGATGTTATCGCAAAGAAGTACTTTTCTCTGCAAATATGGCATGCCTGTGAAGAAGAGGCTAACGGTGCAACACTGCTAACTGTGTAAAGATCTGGGATCAATCAGCATTTAGAAGATGGCATTTACACCAATGCAGACTCATTACTGATTTCTTTCACTTCAGTTTCTGTTCAGCTTCCACTTTATCTACTCCATTAAACTTGGTAGTGAAGTGCAGTGGGCTTGCCCGTTGCCATATTTGGAGCTGTTTCATTGCACAAAAAAGTATTAGACCAGTCCCAGTATTTAACCAGATGTCTTTCGGTTAGGTTTTCAAATGGCCTATTTTAGTGAGTTCAGTCACTGGTTCTGAGAGAGACGTGTGTGTGTAATAACAACAGACTATTCTTCTGACCACCCGGGCTTTTTATAGACCCAATACTGTGCTGTG
This genomic interval from Odontesthes bonariensis isolate fOdoBon6 chromosome 7, fOdoBon6.hap1, whole genome shotgun sequence contains the following:
- the b4galnt4a gene encoding N-acetyl-beta-glucosaminyl-glycoprotein 4-beta-N-acetylgalactosaminyltransferase 1 isoform X1 gives rise to the protein MLRFPVKKIRKQFKLLLLLVLLTSAVWFTYLHINQGKTIKLHFNYGKDGERQTEGTDASRKRDARSSAGHPKSEDTSDSREDEVADDEPIARRAAGRDHTHVRKFLSQHHKKLPWKPEYKGQANLHVFEDWCGSSIAQLRKNLHFPLYPHTRTTVKKLAVAPKWKNYGLRIFGFLHPFRDGDFQFSVSSDDNSEFWLSPDESPLNARLLVYVGQLGTEWTAPGEFSKFRSQSSKSVHLISSRRYYFEILHKQDDKGSDHVEVGWRPFLPGLKYEVIDSAFISLYTDESSLKMNSVDHIPQTLASHIHLSEESQPQGPEGGTVMLHGADMLKPDPRDTFYSTPMIDPSRLENVLPACLYSPTYVVKDFPIARYQGLQFVYLSFVYPNDFTRLTHMERENKCFYRESPIYLEKFGFYKYMKMDEEEDDRPFFFPNPDDFLEEEEVVDIEDEAEIVGTQSSKRSFHPNQTSHTSNPSHQHSKTRPTPAAREVKEEEDDPNEEEEGAVNSFIDHRERRQFPHRDRQMGSVLERDWGRDNAKGYMRQDVRGGFEEDQPRTFQPDIDTMVRGRSLSWIHAGQADLDPVKKDEGTGVGGGDRGIETPHKLSKSSILFPQKSSLSALASRARQILSNSAHSNHPSNIRNKLAGNKKEKKEENKIYITRPRPAKDRAREREQRRERREERASRHPREVFPGVFLYQTGKTTRLVNLGAKGHGGGGAAGVRRLVNAPQLWPNSPTKEGKGSALNHSLNMQSETANKATVAKQPEKSKRKGEHHDLRTTVMADMPSKGDPLIPSSYHQDPPAPPVTPPRLNSTENTIQGQLRVTSYLRTSEITESKQQPGPNPNPADINQDTNRSNTDPDPDPEPEPEEGEMSDYSYEEVEVRPGWAEESINWQRTFSVNPMDFELLRSDWNDLRCNVSGNLQLAESEVVDVLAQYMEKLNERNGGIYTLLRIINVEKRRDSARGNRYLVELELMERGRSVVRLSEYIYLLLHRGRQGDESLENLDSAQSSPPASPPSAATTSFTTPTPPSSTRSSVRPGATPWSTAYAKPLLCQPVMLQWRRDVMVHFVVPVKNQARWVQQFISDMENLHRQTKDNNFSIIIVDFESEDMDVEQALRESSVPRYEYLRREGNFERSAGLQIGVDTIEDSHSIVFLCDLHIHFPLNILESIRKHCVEGRLAFAPIVMRLGCGSSPLEPDGYWEVNGFGLFGIYKSDFDKIGGMNTEEFKDRWGGEDWELLDRVLQNGLEVERLRLRNFFHYYHSKRGMWNAQNKKTPKG
- the b4galnt4a gene encoding N-acetyl-beta-glucosaminyl-glycoprotein 4-beta-N-acetylgalactosaminyltransferase 1 isoform X2 encodes the protein MLRFPVKKIRKQFKLLLLLVLLTSAVWFTYLHINQGKTIKLHFNYGKDGERQTEGTDASRKRDARSSAGHPKSEDTSDSREDEDDEPIARRAAGRDHTHVRKFLSQHHKKLPWKPEYKGQANLHVFEDWCGSSIAQLRKNLHFPLYPHTRTTVKKLAVAPKWKNYGLRIFGFLHPFRDGDFQFSVSSDDNSEFWLSPDESPLNARLLVYVGQLGTEWTAPGEFSKFRSQSSKSVHLISSRRYYFEILHKQDDKGSDHVEVGWRPFLPGLKYEVIDSAFISLYTDESSLKMNSVDHIPQTLASHIHLSEESQPQGPEGGTVMLHGADMLKPDPRDTFYSTPMIDPSRLENVLPACLYSPTYVVKDFPIARYQGLQFVYLSFVYPNDFTRLTHMERENKCFYRESPIYLEKFGFYKYMKMDEEEDDRPFFFPNPDDFLEEEEVVDIEDEAEIVGTQSSKRSFHPNQTSHTSNPSHQHSKTRPTPAAREVKEEEDDPNEEEEGAVNSFIDHRERRQFPHRDRQMGSVLERDWGRDNAKGYMRQDVRGGFEEDQPRTFQPDIDTMVRGRSLSWIHAGQADLDPVKKDEGTGVGGGDRGIETPHKLSKSSILFPQKSSLSALASRARQILSNSAHSNHPSNIRNKLAGNKKEKKEENKIYITRPRPAKDRAREREQRRERREERASRHPREVFPGVFLYQTGKTTRLVNLGAKGHGGGGAAGVRRLVNAPQLWPNSPTKEGKGSALNHSLNMQSETANKATVAKQPEKSKRKGEHHDLRTTVMADMPSKGDPLIPSSYHQDPPAPPVTPPRLNSTENTIQGQLRVTSYLRTSEITESKQQPGPNPNPADINQDTNRSNTDPDPDPEPEPEEGEMSDYSYEEVEVRPGWAEESINWQRTFSVNPMDFELLRSDWNDLRCNVSGNLQLAESEVVDVLAQYMEKLNERNGGIYTLLRIINVEKRRDSARGNRYLVELELMERGRSVVRLSEYIYLLLHRGRQGDESLENLDSAQSSPPASPPSAATTSFTTPTPPSSTRSSVRPGATPWSTAYAKPLLCQPVMLQWRRDVMVHFVVPVKNQARWVQQFISDMENLHRQTKDNNFSIIIVDFESEDMDVEQALRESSVPRYEYLRREGNFERSAGLQIGVDTIEDSHSIVFLCDLHIHFPLNILESIRKHCVEGRLAFAPIVMRLGCGSSPLEPDGYWEVNGFGLFGIYKSDFDKIGGMNTEEFKDRWGGEDWELLDRVLQNGLEVERLRLRNFFHYYHSKRGMWNAQNKKTPKG